CTACTACCCGGCTTCCGCGCTGAGCTCACCGGCCTCAACCACGACGAGACGCTGGCCCTGGTAACCGCTGCCTCCGCCCGGGGTGAACAGGTCTTCGGTCTCGGTGGCGCCCTCTCCTCGGCCATCCGCAAGGTCGTGAACGCGCTGCCCGACGGCCATCGGGTCACCGTCAGCGACGCGGCCCAACGGCTACTCGTGGAGCCGGAGACCGATCTGCTCTCCCGCAGGCAGGCTGCCCGAGCCGTCCCTGACAGCACCATGCTGACTGTCCGGCATGCCGTGGTCGCCGGTAATCGGCTGCGAATCCACTACGCGGCTCGTGACCAGAACCCACTGTGGCGCACGGTCGACCCGGTGGGCCTGGTGACCGTGCGCGACCGGATGTATCTGCTCGCGACCCGCAACGGCGAAGATCGCACCTACCGGTTGTCCCGAGTGCTGGCCGCCGAGGAACTTGACGAACGGGCGCAGCGCACCGATCACATCGATCTCGACTTGCTCTGGAAGCAGCGGTGCGCGCAGTTCCTGTCCGCCGACCACATCTCCGTGTCGGTCAGGGTCGCCCCGATGTGGCGTGAGGAACTGCTGGCCAGTGCCGTGGCCGTTCGCGCCGAAGAGCCCGACACGGACGGCTGGCTGCGCCTCAACGTCACCTTCGAGAACCTGCGGCATGCCGTCTGGGCCGTGTGGCAACTCGGCGCCGATGCGGAGGCACTCTCCCCGCCCTCCCTCCGGGCCGCTCTGGGCTGCCGGGCGGCGACGCTCGCCGACCTCTATGACAACTCCGGGGACGCCCATCGTCACGCGAGTGCTGCCCCGTCCCCGGCCGCCCCGGGTGACCGGCGAGAGTGACGGTTTGAGAGGGCATCGAAACCGCTTCGGGATGTACGCCGTACCTGTCCACCCCGAGGGAGAAGCCGCCCATCGCCCGGAGACCCGCACTGCGGGTGTACCGCAGACTCATGGGCGCGGTTCGTCCCGACCGACCCACACCGGGCCCGCACCCGCCTCGTGCTCCGGTGCCGTCACTGCGTCACCCGGTGGCCCGTGCGCTGGTGAGCAGAGCACGCAGCGCCGCGCCGAACGCCGCGGGGTGGGTCCGGTACCCCTCGTGGCCACCCGGCAGGTCGGCCAGGTGTACGCCGAGTACGGCCGCGAGCCGGGCGGCGGAGCGACTGGGGAAGGTGTCGGTCTCTCGGCCGGTGGCGGGCACGATCGTCGGGGCACCCGTGCGCAGCGCCGCCCAGCCAGCGGCGCTGACCTGGTATTCCCACGTCGCACGCGCCTCGCCGGTGAGGAAGGCGTTGATGTTCGCGACAGTCCGACTGCTGGGCGGCTCCCACACCACCTCGTCCTCGCGGTCGCGTGGATCGTGGGAGGGGTCTCCGAAGCCGGCCCGCAGGACCCTGAGCGCCGCCTGCCAGCCGGACTCCGCGTGGACCCGGCGGGCGTCGCGGTGCAACCTGTCGTACTCGGCGCGCTCGGACGCGGTGGCGAGCGACCGCAACGGGGACTCGTGGGCGACGAGGACACTCACCCGCTGCGGCCGGCGCCATGCGAGTTCCAGGCCGATGACCGCGCCGGTGCTGCATCCGAACACGTCGACGGGGGCCGCGCCGAAGACGTGGTCGGCCAGCGCGCCGGCGTCCTCGGCATGCCGCTCGAGTGACACCGGGCGCCCCGGGTCGTCCACCGTGGTGCGGGTCTGGCCCCGCCGGTCGTACGTCAGCACGGTGTGGGTCTCGGCGAGCCGGGTGGCGAGCAGATCGGCGGCGTGCGCGTCACCACCGCCGCTGGGCAGCAGCATGAGGGGCGGGCCGGCACCGCGTACGACGTGGTAGAAGTCCGCGCCGTCGCCCCGGAACGTCCCGGTTCGGTCAGCGGCCACCGTCGTCCCCGCCCTGGCTCTGGAAATGCTTCGCCCGCGCGAGATCACCGTTGGTGAGGCCGTGTCGCCGGAAGTACATCCGTGGGTTGAAGTACACCGCGATCCGCGCGGGTCCGTCGGCGGAGCGCTGTGCGCTGAGGAACGAGTGCGCGTACATCTCCCTGTCGGCCTCGCCGCCCAGGAAGAACCGCGCGCAGCGCTCGTAGGCGTCGCGGCTGCGCGCCGACACGTCGTAGGCGTCGAGGACCTCGCGGATCATCCACTGCGCCTCCGCGTCGGAACGGCAGCGCGGGGTCAGCCCGAACTGGTGCATCACCGACTCGATCGGACGCGTGCCGCCGGGTACGAGCGAGACGTAGGTGCCGTACGACCAGAACCGACGGTGGTTGGAGCGCCATTCGAGCCGGGTCCGCGCCGGGGTCCCCGGTGTCCACGCGGATCGTGCCCAGGCGCGGCTGGCGATCGCGGCCATCGTGGGCCCGTCGCCGAGGTCGGCGCGTGGCCCCAACCGGTCCCAGCGGGCGAGGCGTTCCGGGGTGAGGACCCCGCGGTGCTGCACGTACAGCTTCGTCCTGGCTGACGGTCCGTCCGCGAGGTCGAGGCACAGGTAGGAGACCGTGTCGTCGTCGTGCATGGCGCCGGCGATCACCTGCCACTGGCCGGGAAAACCGAGCGCGGACAGGGCCGCGTCGACGCGCGCGGCCGTGTCGGCGGGGTCGGGGCCGCCGAGCCACAGATGGATCTTGCCGCTCGGTGGTCGACCGGGCACCCAGCCCATGGTGTGGAACGCGGCCATGGGCGGGCGGTCGGCCGGTCGGGGTGCCACGAGGTGCTCGATCCGCCGCAGCCGGCTCAGATCGAGGCCGTGGGTGGCGCTCAGGCGCGCGCTCAACCGTTGCGCGCTCTCCCAGTACGACACCGGGTTGGCGGGTTCGGCGTGCGCTTCGACCGAGGCGCGCAGACCGAGCGGCTCGTCGCCGAGCACGACGGAGAGTTCGAGCGGTGTGCTGTCCGCGGTGAGCGTCGACCACGCCGGCGGGGTGTCGAGCAGGCGATGTCGCCACGTCTCCCCCATGAGCTGGACGTCCGCCGCCGCCTGGTCGGCGAGTTGGTCGAGGCCGGCCGCGTGGCACAGTCCTCGCACGGCGGCCTCCGCGTGCTCGCCGCAGGTCGTGGTCACGGCGTGAACCTCATCGGCAGGCTGGCGATCCCGTTCACCACGGCCGACACGAGGTGACGCGGAGGGCCGGCGAGAGCGAAGTGGACGCCGCTGTCGGCGAGTTCGTCGACGACGGCGGTGAGCAGGGTGCGTGCCGCCGCCGCGCCGACGCAGAAGTGGGGGCCGAGCCCGAACGCGAGGTGCGGGTTGGGCGCGCGGCGGGGATCGAACCGGTCGGGCGACGGAAACACGGACTCGTCCCGGTTCGCCGACGCGATCCAGGCCACCACCCAGTCGCCCGCGCGCAGCCGCGCCCCGCCGAGTTCGACGTCCGTGGTGACCCGACGCACCAACTGCCGGGCGGGGGTGGTCCAGCGAGCCGCTTCGTCGACCAGCCCGGGAATCACCGACCGGTCGTCGAC
Above is a window of Micromonospora yangpuensis DNA encoding:
- a CDS encoding helix-turn-helix transcriptional regulator: MRADRLVSLMLLLRQRGQLTVDTLARELEVSTRTVLRDVEALSAAGVPVYTERGRHGGVALLPGFRAELTGLNHDETLALVTAASARGEQVFGLGGALSSAIRKVVNALPDGHRVTVSDAAQRLLVEPETDLLSRRQAARAVPDSTMLTVRHAVVAGNRLRIHYAARDQNPLWRTVDPVGLVTVRDRMYLLATRNGEDRTYRLSRVLAAEELDERAQRTDHIDLDLLWKQRCAQFLSADHISVSVRVAPMWREELLASAVAVRAEEPDTDGWLRLNVTFENLRHAVWAVWQLGADAEALSPPSLRAALGCRAATLADLYDNSGDAHRHASAAPSPAAPGDRRE
- a CDS encoding alpha/beta fold hydrolase, producing the protein MAADRTGTFRGDGADFYHVVRGAGPPLMLLPSGGGDAHAADLLATRLAETHTVLTYDRRGQTRTTVDDPGRPVSLERHAEDAGALADHVFGAAPVDVFGCSTGAVIGLELAWRRPQRVSVLVAHESPLRSLATASERAEYDRLHRDARRVHAESGWQAALRVLRAGFGDPSHDPRDREDEVVWEPPSSRTVANINAFLTGEARATWEYQVSAAGWAALRTGAPTIVPATGRETDTFPSRSAARLAAVLGVHLADLPGGHEGYRTHPAAFGAALRALLTSARATG